The genomic region CAGGAGTATAAACAAGAGCACATCTTATTCCTTTTATTTTGTTTGCTACAATTGAAGCTCCAATTCCTGAACCGCACATTACAATCCCTCTTTCACATTCTCCATTAGCTACTGCCCGAGCAGCCTTTAAAATAAACAAAGGATAATCAACAGAGTCCTCACTATAACATCCAAAATCAGTTACGTTATACCCTGATTGGAGGAGATAGCTTTTAATCTCTTCTTTTAAAGAAAATGCTGCGTGATCTGTTGCCATTGCTATTTTCACAGCTACCTCCTTACTCAATATCAGAAATTGCTTCAAGTGCGGGTAACTGACAACCTTCTAAAAATTTCAAAAAAGCTCCACCACCAGTTGAAACATGGTCAAAATGGGAGATTAAATTTGAAGAATTTAAAACCTCAGCAGTATCTCCTCCTCCGCATATTTTTATTCCCTTAGACATAGCAATTGCCATGGCTATACTTTTTGAACCCCATGAGAATTTGGGAATTTCATATATTCCCATAGGTCCATTCCATAAAATTGTATTTGCAGAATTTATTTCTTTTTTGTAAGTCTCAAATGTTTTCGGTCCTATATCCACAACATGCATGTCCGGAGGAATATCTTTTCTGGAAACATATCTCGTTTCTGTATTTTCACTAATTGTTTTTGCTACCATAACATCCTCTGGAAGAAAAATTTTACATCCGTTCTGCTCTGCTTTTTTCATTATTGCGTTTGCTGTTGTAATAGCATCTTTTTCATAAAAAGATTGTCCTACCTCATATCCCATTGCTTTAAAAAAAGTACAGGCCATTGCTCCACCAATACAAATTGTTTGTGCCTTTTCAAGAAGCCTTTCAAAAAGTTTTATTTTGTCAGAAACCTTTTTACCCCCGAGAATAAATAAAAATGGCTTTTTTGCCTGTTCTATTAATCTGTTTATAGTATTTATTTCCTTTTCAGTTAAAAATCCAAGCATTGAAGGTAAAAATTTAGGTACAGAAACTATACTGGCATGCTTTCTGTGAGCAGCACCGAAGGCTTCAAAAATGTAGATATCTGCAAGTGAAGCTAAAAATTTTGCAAACTCCTCATCATTACTCATTTCTCCTGGATGAAATCTTAAGTTTTGCAAAAGTAAAACCTCTCCATCTCTTAATAATTTAAGGATATCTTTAACTTCATCACCCCATGAAGGAACAAAGTGAACTCTGAAAGGCGAATTTTTTGATAAATATTTTTTAACATTGCATAAAGAGTATTTAGTTTCCTTATTCTTAGGTCTTCCCATATGAGAGGCAACAATTACCTTTGCACCTGCACCAACAAGATAACCAATTGTTGGTAAAGTGGCTCTTATCCGCATATCTCCAATTAACTCTCCCTTTTCATTGATAGGATCGTTTAAGTCTGCCCGCACAAAAACCTTTTTTCCTTTTAATTTGTAAACGGAATAATTTGAAAGACAGGGTTTTTTACACATTTTTAACCCCCTTTTGCTAAAAATTTTATTAAATCTACAATTCTAAAAGAATAACCATATTCATTGTCATACCATGAAAATATTTTGTAAATATCACCGGTTTTGGAACTCAAAAGTCCATCAACAATTGAAGAATATTTCATTCCAATTATATCTGTAGAAACTACAGGTTCCTCAGTATACTTAAGCACATTTTTCAAAGAATTGTTCTCATAATAAATGAATTTTTCTTTTATTTCCTCTAAAGAAGGATTTTTCTGGAGTCTTACAGAGAAATCAACAATTGAACCAGTTGGAACGGGAACTCTTATTGATGTTGCTGATATTTTTCCTTCCAGATGAGGGAATATGTAACTTAATGCTTTACCTACTCCAGTAGATGTAGGTACAATATTCAAAGCTGCGGCTCTTGCCCTGCGCATGTCTTTCTTATGAGTTCCATCTAAAAGTCTTTGATCCGATGTATATGCATGAACAGTTGTGATGAAACCGTCTAAAATTTCAAATTCTTCCAGCACCTTACAGACAGGAGCAACACAATTTGTAGTACATGACGCTGCTGATATAATCCTGTGTTCTGGCTTAATTATATCGTGATTTATTCCATAGACAACCATTATATCAGCTTCAGTGCTTGGAGCTGTAATAATAACTCTTTTAGCACCTGCTTCAATGTGTTTGTAAGCATCCTCTTTTTTCTTAAATTTCCCTGTAGCTTCAACGACAAGGTCAATTTCAAGTTCTTTCCACGGAAGCTTTGTTAAATCTTGCCTTTCCTCAATGATTTTAATTTTTTTGCCACTTACCATTATAAAGTCAGAGTCATATGAAACCTCTTTATTAAATTCTCCATATACTGAATCATGTTTAAGAAGATAAGCGAGCATTTCAGTGTTTTTTGAACTATTAACAGCCACTAAATCAATATTTCCAGGGTTTTCATCAAAAAAAATTCTTGTTACCAATCTTCCTATCCTTCCAAACCCATTAATAGCAACCCTCATACTCTGCCTCCTTTCAAATTTAATACGATTTGAACAATATCATCAGATGTAAGTCCATAAACTTTAAGAAGTTCTTCAGGCTTTCCCGATTGACCAAATTGATCTTTAACCCCAATTTTTCTTACAGGACATGGATACTCTTCGGAAATAACAGCACATACTGCATCACCAAGACCTCCTATCACGCTATGTTCTTCTGCAGTTACAACGCATCCTGTCTTCATTACAGAATTCAGTAATGTTTCCCTGTCAATTGGCTTTACTGTGCTCATGTTAATTATTTCAGCACTTATACCATGAGAAAGGAGTTTTTCTGCAGCTGCCATAGCTTCATATACCATCGTTCCACAGGCTACTATGGTAACATCTGAACCTTCTCTCAATACACAGGCTTTACCGATTTTAAATGTATAATCCTCAGGCAAAACTTGAGGAGTTGGAGCTCTGCTGAGTCTCAGATACACAGGACCAAAGTGTCTTGCTGCTGCAATCGTTGCCTGATAAGCTTCTGTACTGTCTGCAGGAACAATTACAGTCATGCCTGGAATTGCTTTCATTATTGATATGTCATCAATAGATTGATGGCTTGCTCCGTCTTCACCGACTGTTATTCCAGCATGACTTGCAGCAATTTTCACATTCAGTTCAGGATAAGCAATGCTCTGAAAAATTTGATTTAAAGCCCTTTGAGTGGCGAATATGGCAAAGGTAGAGGCAAACACAATAAATCCGCATGTAGCAAGACCTGCTGCCATGCCAATCATGTTTGCTTCAGCAACTCCTGCATTGAAAAATCTTTCAGGAAACTCT from Thermodesulfovibrio sp. 3907-1M harbors:
- the gap gene encoding type I glyceraldehyde-3-phosphate dehydrogenase — encoded protein: MRVAINGFGRIGRLVTRIFFDENPGNIDLVAVNSSKNTEMLAYLLKHDSVYGEFNKEVSYDSDFIMVSGKKIKIIEERQDLTKLPWKELEIDLVVEATGKFKKKEDAYKHIEAGAKRVIITAPSTEADIMVVYGINHDIIKPEHRIISAASCTTNCVAPVCKVLEEFEILDGFITTVHAYTSDQRLLDGTHKKDMRRARAAALNIVPTSTGVGKALSYIFPHLEGKISATSIRVPVPTGSIVDFSVRLQKNPSLEEIKEKFIYYENNSLKNVLKYTEEPVVSTDIIGMKYSSIVDGLLSSKTGDIYKIFSWYDNEYGYSFRIVDLIKFLAKGG
- a CDS encoding phosphoglycerate kinase; translated protein: MCKKPCLSNYSVYKLKGKKVFVRADLNDPINEKGELIGDMRIRATLPTIGYLVGAGAKVIVASHMGRPKNKETKYSLCNVKKYLSKNSPFRVHFVPSWGDEVKDILKLLRDGEVLLLQNLRFHPGEMSNDEEFAKFLASLADIYIFEAFGAAHRKHASIVSVPKFLPSMLGFLTEKEINTINRLIEQAKKPFLFILGGKKVSDKIKLFERLLEKAQTICIGGAMACTFFKAMGYEVGQSFYEKDAITTANAIMKKAEQNGCKIFLPEDVMVAKTISENTETRYVSRKDIPPDMHVVDIGPKTFETYKKEINSANTILWNGPMGIYEIPKFSWGSKSIAMAIAMSKGIKICGGGDTAEVLNSSNLISHFDHVSTGGGAFLKFLEGCQLPALEAISDIE
- the rpiB gene encoding ribose 5-phosphate isomerase B, encoding MKIAMATDHAAFSLKEEIKSYLLQSGYNVTDFGCYSEDSVDYPLFILKAARAVANGECERGIVMCGSGIGASIVANKIKGIRCALVYTPELCRLARQHNDANMIALAGRFTEKDTAKRIVDVFLLTQFEGGRHHRRVNQILEIEEGKI
- a CDS encoding transketolase family protein, translating into MQNRIATRQAYGLALVDLGKNNPNVVVLDADLSKSTYTVKFAKEFPERFFNAGVAEANMIGMAAGLATCGFIVFASTFAIFATQRALNQIFQSIAYPELNVKIAASHAGITVGEDGASHQSIDDISIMKAIPGMTVIVPADSTEAYQATIAAARHFGPVYLRLSRAPTPQVLPEDYTFKIGKACVLREGSDVTIVACGTMVYEAMAAAEKLLSHGISAEIINMSTVKPIDRETLLNSVMKTGCVVTAEEHSVIGGLGDAVCAVISEEYPCPVRKIGVKDQFGQSGKPEELLKVYGLTSDDIVQIVLNLKGGRV